The following nucleotide sequence is from Cyanobium sp. AMD-g.
CAGCAGGCCCGTGTCCCTGAGCACCTTGAGGTGGAACGAGAGCTTCGACTGGGCCAGGTCCAGCTCGGTGGTGAGGTCACAGACGCAGCGCTCGCCGCCGCCGAGGGCCTCGATCACCTGCAGGCGGATCGGGTCGGCCAGGGCCCGCAGCAGCAGGCGCGCCTCCTCGGCTTCCAGGGGGCCCGAAGCGCCGGGGATCGGCGGAGCGGCGGCGGTCCTTAACCCGGCCATAAATTGATCAATTCCGGTTGATGCGAGGTTAGGGGCCTGTCGCGGCAGGCGCTGTGAGGATCGGCATCAACGGGTTCGGGCGGATCGGCCGCCTGGTGTTCCGCGCCCTCTGGGGGCGGCCGGGCCTGGAGCTGGTTCACGTTAATGACAGCGCCGGGGACGCCGCCGGCGCCGCCCACCTGCTGGAATTCGACTCGGTGCATGGCCGCTGGAGCCGGCCGGTGGCGGCCGGGGCCGACGGCGGCGGGTTCACGGTCGACGGGCAAAGGGTGGGTTGGTCGCGCCAAAGCGATCCGGTGCTGGTGCCCTGGCAGGCGGCGGGGGTGGAGCTGGTGCTCGAGTGCAGCGGCAAGGTCAAGACCCCCGAGGCCCTCGCCCCCTACCTGCACCAGGGCGGCGTGCAGCGGGTGATCGTGGCCTGCCCGGTGAAGGGGGAGCTGGACGGCATCGAAATCCCCAACATCGTCTTCGGCATCAACCACGGCACCTACGTGCCGGAACGGCACCGGATCCTCACCGCCGCCTCCTGCACCACCAACTGCCTGGCGCCGGTGGTGAAGGTGGTGCA
It contains:
- a CDS encoding metalloregulator ArsR/SmtB family transcription factor, producing the protein MAGLRTAAAPPIPGASGPLEAEEARLLLRALADPIRLQVIEALGGGERCVCDLTTELDLAQSKLSFHLKVLRDTGLLADRQSGRWVYYRLQPDALERLRAWLAALAASCTAPAEPCG